A single Pseudodesulfovibrio aespoeensis Aspo-2 DNA region contains:
- a CDS encoding fumarate reductase iron-sulfur subunit, translated as MSRLLKFNIFRYNPEDALSSPHMEEFVLEETDSMTLFIALNRIREEQDPSLQFDFCCRAGICGSCGMVINGRPGLACHTKTKDLSGEITLLPLPVFKLVGDLSVDTGSWFREMYTKTESWIHTDKEFDPAALEERMDNKVAVGIYELERCVECGCCISACGTARLREDFLGAAALNRVARFLIDPRDQRTDADYYEIIGNDMGIFGCMGLLACEDVCPKHLPLQNQLGFLRRKMGITSLKRIFRK; from the coding sequence ATGTCCAGACTGCTCAAATTCAACATATTCCGCTATAATCCCGAGGACGCGTTGTCTTCGCCGCACATGGAGGAGTTTGTCCTCGAAGAGACCGACTCCATGACCCTGTTCATCGCTCTGAACCGCATCCGCGAGGAGCAGGACCCGTCCTTGCAATTCGACTTCTGTTGCCGGGCGGGCATCTGCGGTTCCTGCGGCATGGTCATCAATGGCCGCCCCGGCCTGGCCTGCCACACCAAGACCAAGGATCTGTCCGGCGAGATCACGCTGCTGCCCCTGCCGGTCTTCAAGCTGGTGGGCGACCTGTCCGTAGATACCGGCAGCTGGTTCCGCGAGATGTACACCAAGACCGAGTCGTGGATTCACACCGACAAGGAGTTCGATCCCGCCGCCCTTGAGGAGCGCATGGACAACAAGGTCGCGGTGGGCATCTATGAACTGGAGCGGTGTGTGGAGTGCGGCTGCTGCATCTCTGCCTGCGGCACGGCCCGGCTGCGTGAGGACTTCCTCGGCGCGGCGGCCCTCAACCGCGTGGCCCGGTTCCTCATCGATCCGCGCGACCAGCGGACCGATGCCGACTACTATGAGATCATCGGCAACGACATGGGCATCTTCGGCTGCATGGGCCTGCTGGCCTGCGAGGACGTGTGCCCCAAGCATCTGCCGCTGCAAAACCAGCTCGGCTTCCTGCGCCGCAAGATGGGCATCACGTCCCTCAAACGGATATTCAGGAAGTAA